The Brassica napus cultivar Da-Ae chromosome C7, Da-Ae, whole genome shotgun sequence genome has a segment encoding these proteins:
- the LOC106391411 gene encoding cytochrome P450 81D11-like, with amino-acid sequence METFYYLILSLFLSLTLLFGTRRRKLNLPPSPAWSFPVIGHLHLLKMPLQRSFLSLSKSLGGASIFSLRLGYRLVFVVSSHSVAEECFTKNDIVFANRPEFIFAKHIGYNCTTMVNSPYGDNWRNLRRIGAIEIFSSLRLDSFLSIRQDEIRRLIFCLSKNSPHESAKVEMGSLFMSLTLNNIIRMLSGKRFYGDGTEDDDEARYVRHLIADAVYSADAGNAADYFPILCWITDYEKRVKKLAGRVDKFLQSLVDEKRAEKEKGNTVIDRLLALQETQPDYYTDDIIKGIIVVMILAGTDTSAATLDWAMSNLLNHPDVLKKAKTEIDEQIGSDRLIEEQDIVKLPYLQSIVSETLRLYPVVPMLVPHMASEDCMVAGYDVPRGTTLLVNVWAIHRDPKMWEEPEKFKPERFEKEGEDKKLMPFGMGRRACPGLGLALRLVTLALGSLVQCFEWERAGEEYVDMSEDEKGITLRRATLLEAMCRPRPIVDMILDASSCS; translated from the exons ATGGAAACTTTCTACTACCTGATactatctctctttctctctctaacaTTATTGTTCGGAACACGTAGGCGCAAATTAAACCTTCCGCCGAGTCCAGCTTGGTCATTTCCGGTTATCGGACACCTCCACCTCCTAAAGATGCCGCTCCAACGGAGTTTTCTATCTCTCTCCAAATCACTAGGCGGCGCCTCGATATTCTCACTCCGCCTCGGCTATCGTCTCGTTTTTGTCGTTTCTTCTCACTCGGTCGCCGAGGAATGTTTCACCAAGAACGACATCGTTTTCGCCAACCGGCCGGAGTTTATTTTCGCGAAACACATAGGTTACAACTGTACCACCATGGTCAATTCGCCTTATGGTGACAACTGGCGCAACCTCCGTCGTATTGGCGCCATTGAGATCTTCTCGTCTCTTAGGCTCGATAGCTTCTTATCCATCCGTCAAGACGAGATCCGACGGCTCATCTTCTGTTTATCGAAAAACTCTCCGCAC GAATCTGCGAAGGTGGAGATGGGATCGTTGTTTATGAGCTTGACTCTAAACAACATCATTAGGATGTTGTCTGGAAAGAGATTTTACGGCGATGGAACGGAGGATGACGATGAGGCAAGATACGTTAGACACTTGATCGCCGATGCTGTTTATTCCGCAGATGCAGGCAATGCTGCTGACTACTTCCCGATCCTTTGTTGGATAACTGATTATGAGAAACGGGTGAAGAAGTTAGCCGGTCGGGTTGACAAGTTTTTGCAAAGTCTGGTTGATGAAAAACGTGCAGAGAAAGAAAAGGGCAACACAGTGATCGATCGCTTGCTTGCTCTACAAGAAACTCAGCCTGATTACTACACTGATGATATCATTAAAGGGATCATAGTC gTTATGATACTTGCCGGGACAGACACATCAGCAGCAACGTTAGATTGGGCGATGTCGAATTTGTTGAACCATCCAGATGTATTAAAGAAGGCAAAAACCGAAATCGACGAGCAAATCGGTTCAGACCGGTTAATAGAGGAACAAGACATTGTAAAACTTCCGTATCTCCAGAGCATCGTGTCGGAGACTTTACGGCTTTATCCTGTTGTACCAATGCTTGTTCCTCACATGGCATCAGAAGATTGCATGGTGGCAGGCTACGATGTCCCGCGTGGAACAACCTTACTGGTGAACGTATGGGCCATACATAGAGACCCAAAGATGTGGGAAGAGCCAGAGAAGTTCAAGCCAGAGAGGTTTGAGAAGGAAGGGGAGGATAAAAAGCTGATGCCATTTGGGATGGGACGACGAGCTTGTCCTGGTTTAGGGCTAGCTCTGCGGCTAGTGACGTTAGCTTTGGGATCGTTGGTCCAATGTTTCGAGTGGGAGAGAGCGGGAGAAGAATATGTGGACATGAGCGAAGATGAAAAGGGAATTACGTTGCGCAGGGCTACGTTATTGGAAGCTATGTGTAGACCTCGTCCCATTGTCGATATGATTTTAGATGCTTCTTCTTGTTCATAA